CATGGCGGCATCACTTCGGTTGGCCTTGCCGCCGCCGCACCGCGCTGCTTGACCAGTATTACGTCATGGCCCGCGCGCGCTGACAAGAGCGCAGTCAGCGCGCCGGCGGGGCCGCCGCCAACGACCAGGATGTCGCAGTCGGCCATTTTGCTCAAGCGCCCAGCGCAGGGTCGCGACCTTGTTCGACGGCGAGGCCGGTGTCGTTGGTCGACACTATGCCGAGTTTCATGACATCGTCGACGAGCCGGGCATGCGTCATCGTCGGGCGCAGCCATGGGCGCGCGGGCCCGGCTTCCTGCGGCACCTCGTTTGGTCGCTGTGCCGGCCACCAGCCCGAGCCGCATTTCAGGAAGTCGGCTTGCCACGGCTGCGCCATGTGGGCGGTCAGGTCGCCTGGCGCCAGCCCGGCCCCGAACCTGAACTCGAACGGATCGAGGTCATACAGGTTCACGTCGGTAACGTTGATACCCGTCTCGATCCCCGGGAAGAAGCCTTGGCCAACCGTGCCGTCCAGTGCCGCCCTTGTCAGTTGATCGCACAGCCCGCGATCTGGCCGCGCGGCGGCCGTGAAGTCGCCATCGGCCCAACGATCCAGCGCGTCGAGCTGCCAGGCGCGCAATTCAAAGCTTTGCAGGACGTTCTCGCATTGCCTCACCAACTGGGCCGTGTTCTGCCGCAGTGGCTGGTTTGCCGCGGACGGATCGGCTAGCGCCGCCCAGTCGGTACTGATGCTGTGCCATAGTGCGTTCGAGCTCACCAGTTGCAGCGCGGAAGCACGTTCGATCATGGGCCGGATGTCGGTGTCGAACGACACTTGTTCGGGCTGCTGGAGCACGCCGTTCTCGTAGGCGGCGCCAAGGATGACGTCGCGCAGCGTCACGATGCCGCGGGTAAGTGGAGA
This is a stretch of genomic DNA from Pseudoduganella chitinolytica. It encodes these proteins:
- a CDS encoding LodA/GoxA family CTQ-dependent oxidase encodes the protein MKYAIYPPIGIARVGNSADEFFIGAETLDTVGTEIRTDGSEQPVHAFKDALYRTKRQGARFHLFEVPDDGSAPRPASLPAGATVTWSVKLGNAKDAVKRPPAPPDRPRAIQLDPARTDRLILTEGNVSGASAPWLDLDGSYRGTTVKLGTIFTDSSQRLVVLGGHGTAASLSNPPAPIGADFYNNPDWYDDVSDGPVSARISIPGAGAVDAAPAWVCVAPPDFSPLTRGIVTLRDVILGAAYENGVLQQPEQVSFDTDIRPMIERASALQLVSSNALWHSISTDWAALADPSAANQPLRQNTAQLVRQCENVLQSFELRAWQLDALDRWADGDFTAAARPDRGLCDQLTRAALDGTVGQGFFPGIETGINVTDVNLYDLDPFEFRFGAGLAPGDLTAHMAQPWQADFLKCGSGWWPAQRPNEVPQEAGPARPWLRPTMTHARLVDDVMKLGIVSTNDTGLAVEQGRDPALGA